In Lemur catta isolate mLemCat1 chromosome 5, mLemCat1.pri, whole genome shotgun sequence, the genomic stretch AGGGATCTGACGTGTTCCCCATTCGCAATCACTATAGAATTAAAGGTATTTCTCTTCTCCCACCTGCATGAAGAAGTATCTAAGTTTGTGCCAAAGAacaaatgtgttttgaaaatgcTAATAAGGAAGGTGAAATTGCTAGGGGAATGACTAGCTCTCAAAGGTAGGCTTTCGTACTTGAAAACatgcatttcagaaaaaaactacatagaaggaaataaatttagaGAAGTTATTATGCTCAAGAGTGGgtacagagagaaaataatggtAGAATTAAGGATTTAGGTAAATGTACAGACTTATTACAGAATATTAAGGTTAAGTATGCATGTCTGGGGAATCTCATGAAATTTCTGAAAGTAATTTACAGATATCACATACAACATCTCTTAGTGCTTCATATTATAGTTGTCATGGGATGGACGGACCACTTAATGGTATTATTCAGCATAGGAGAAAGTATTTTTCCAATGTTCTGTAAATGCAAAAGTCCTCCTATCTGTACTATATATACCCTTCTGAAAGGGTTTTATTTGCTACAGGGAGAGCTTAtgacacagaaaaataatatattctgtaATTCTACTTACATACAGGAAATTCCAGACCACTACTGACTGACAAAATGAACACCCTAAATAAGAATCTACAGCATCTCCTTTTGGAAAGGATCTAGTTTATGTTAGCGAGTAAAGTCACATCAGCATACAGGTAGCAGGCCGGACAATGCTTGGGATGGGCACAGGCCCACTTTTTTCCCTGACTTCCATTTTGCTTCAAACATAACAACATTACCTTCTGCCATATTAACACAGTCCCTTTCCTATACATTGGCGGCTCATTATTGTAGTTGATGttgaattcagaaaacaaaatctcaTTCTTTTCTGCTGCAAGAGTTCCctgaggaaataaaaagagagatatAAAAAGCTTTGAATGTCTTCTTTCTCCCCTAACGTTACCATCCGTTTGACCTGCTATCTAAACTTGCACAAACAGATCGAGAAGTGGGAGGATTTTATCAAACATCTTAGAGTCActaatgaattttcattttaagagcAATTCAAATCTTTAGATGCCTACATTCATAAAATCCTCTTCTGTAGCAAACCCTGGCTTCACAAGTCAAGACTGTGAAGGAGTGGGAGGAACTAATAGTAACTGAATACCTATCATGTACAAGGTACTTTATGTTTCTTACGGGATTATCACaactatctccattttagagataagaaaactgcGGCTTAGAAAGATTATACAAACTGCTCAAGGTTGAAGGTTGTCCTCATTCTCCTAAGAATCAACATCTGAACTTGGCTCTCCCAAACCTGGATGTACCCACTGGTATTCCTATCATTGCTATGTATCTTCATCATTAGTATTATAAAAAATGGCAACCATTTACTTAGTAATTACAATGAATcacacattgtattaatattaggaaCGGTTAcaacacattatctcatttcagaGTTAGTCATTCTACAAGTAACacttttttattactgttatctAATAAAaccagtatttattaagcacttacaaTGTACTTCATATTATTCTAGGTGTTTTACATGCATCATGGCATTGAATGAATTCTCACCATAAACCTATGAGGTAGGAGCtactgttttctatattttacctATAAAGAACTGAGGCAGAGTGGATAAAATTAAACAGAAGCATGATTTGAGTGTGGTTATTCGCCCTGTAGAGCGTGGACTCTTACCACACACAGGGGTCGTAAACCCAAGAAACCACAGGTGCCCAGTAGGGAATGACAATGAGGAAAGAGGCTGGTAGGACTGACAAAAAAGAGCACATGCCCCGTCTACACAAGGTGGCCAATACACAGCTCCAGCCACGTGTCAGCATTGGGAATGCAGAGCCAGTGTCGTTACTTCCATTTTCCAGCTGAGGACACAACGGCTCAGGAGAAGCAGTAACTCATCCAGATTTACAGAGCAGGCAAGAGCAGAGCTGCTACTATTAtgattttttatatcttttcaaaaCAAAGCTGTAAAGGGAgctaaaaaagaatgtaaagggaacattaaaaaaatgttatggcAGAACCTACAGCAAACAGTCCCCAGCTAAGTATTAAGGTAGTAAGATCTTTATACCTGTAATCTCTCTTGGGCTTGTACTGGTGTTAGTCCAGACTGTTGTATAAGTGTCCAGAAAACTGTATTATAGAGATTATTGATGTGACCTGTGAGGAGAACAAAATaacaatgtttatatatatatataaaaacgtgtgtgtgtgtacaaataaataaaacctttattCAATATTCACAGTTAGAGCCCTGGCCCTCTCCTCTTAAAGAGATCTCAGAGGCACTTAGTGACTTGTCTTACATAGGGAGCACAAAGAAAAGGGGTAGGCAGAAAAAACTTACTTCCTAACAACAGTTTTATTTGATCATTTCAGTTATGCTTTACATAAATCTGTTAACGTGTACACTAATCTTAGGAATActttcaaagttattttatttatattattccaATCTCTCTTCCAGTTCCTCTGGCAAAATCAAAATATACCAAACAAGTAAAAGCCTCACAAACATCATCACAGTAACATAAGGTAGGGGTCACAACTCAAATACCCACTGAGCCTGGCATGAACATAAACGTGTAAAGCAGTGGGTGACCCCCGTGAGCAACAGGGAATGGCAGAGACTGGCACCCTGGCTTCTGCAAGTGTGTATCTTTGTGTGTAAAGACAGCTGCCTCTGCACAGGCTCTGTCCAATACTAAGTAGAAACGTACATCCAGTATTAGCACATCTTCtgatttttccaagaaacctGGAGATAGGGAGTTTTTACATGAAATCTcccaatttttcaaatatttttaactaatcaaaaaaaattttaaatactccATTCCATACAAAAGACATGTGAGCCAAACCTGTATCAGATCAACATCTTCAGTACATGGAATTGGTGGTTTAACTACATCTGTTTATTTGGTGCCACTTACAATCTGCTTGCCGCCAGCTGAGGTAGTCCCTTAAGGTCTGATTGCTGGGATACACCACAACTCTTCCATCAAAGCCTGGGGGATACAGAAGAGGCTGGTCCTTAAAGTAATCCCTCCAATAAAACACATAGCTGGAGGCGAACTGGGAGGCCACGTGAGTCATGAACTTACTTAGAAATGTAAGGCACATTGGGTggagcaagaaaagagaaaacacaccGTATTAATTCAATACCATGATAGGGCCTGTGGGTGCAACAGAGAGATTACACAAACTGTTCAGCAAACCAAGAGATAAAATGCATTTGGCTAAGAAAAACTTTTCAATATCTCAGTTACGTATTTTGAATGCAGCCTGCCTCATCTTCCAGTCCTATTAAGTAATTTACCAATACCAAATTTTTCTCTGTAGGATGTGATATGAATTTATGGttcaagagttttgttttgtttttagtcttgGAAGAAGACTTAAAAACATACCAATTCATTATATGATTTGTTTCctgaaaagagttttaaaatgctGACAAATCAAGTAtcagatttgtctattttatacCGAGATACTCcttaattaaaagtttaaataatataGCAATGCATTTAGAAACTGACACTGGCTAAAGCCAACCTATGAATCATTAATATTACATTCTTATGGTCTCTGTTTCTAGTTTTAATGTTCAATGCTAGGTCAGTCTAGAAACTTAGTTGATGGGGTATGAAGGTGAAAGAATTAGATAAAGACGTATATGTACTGTTCAGATATCAGGTAGAAGTACAACAGTCTAAACAGGAGATATACATACACTTTGCAGCTGCTAACACTGCAGACATCATCTGTAGTCTATAAGTCTGCTATtaagataaacagaaaaccaGAGGCTGGTAGGAAATATTCTGAAGAAAGGAATGAGGTTGTGGACTTACCTGGCTCTTCTTTTAAACCAATTGCTTTTCCGCTTGAACACAAAGCTGTATTCATCACTCTGTCCATATGCAATCACAATACCCTCCAGTTCTTCCATTACGGTCTGGGCACATTTGGTCATCAGGTGGAGAGCACGGCTGTCATTAGGTTTTGCAAAGCTGTGCTTCTCAGCAAACCTTCataggagaaggagaagagggagtAGGGAATGGATGGAAGACAGCTTGTCATTAACAATACAGATCACAGAGACTGTTCAAAGATAAAGCTACTGTACCAGCACTGTGACCCCCAAACACTGCACTAGCCGCAACCTAACCCATTTCCTTAAGAACTCCAGTTCTTGCCCTGACCGGCTGAGAAAAAGGGACATAATTGGGAAGCCTCGATTCCcctttctgtgaaatggggataaagaGTATTTACCTCATCGGGTTGTCCTGAAGGttagggagaagaaaacaaatgtaatgatGCCTGGCTCCtagtaagtgcttgataaacGTTAGTTACAATGatccttattaaaaatgcagctcttttcaaagattaaattcccatcttttaaaaaattgaggcataatagatgtacatagttTCAGAgtaattccttttttctgttacatttctttctcccttttttctgaCTCTTGAATCTAGTCCATGTGGTCTGTGActtatgatgaaaaatggacaaTACTGTAAAGTGATGCCCATAGCAAGATTTACACAGACCTCTGAGCAGTGGGCATGAAAAGACAGCTAGCAGAATAGCCGGGCAACCAAGTGAAGACCTTAAGTACTGCACCGGGAGGGACTTTTTCCACCGGGTCCTTGCTAACAGGCCTCTGTTCACTTAATACGGGCACTACAAGCCGGCTCCTCCCCAGAGGAGCACCCCGgagcaccccttccccaccccacccagcaatTTAACTACCCTGAGCAGCCCGCGTTCAAGCACAGTGGTAGCCGACACAACACGGTGATGCTCAGTGCCGCGCACTCATTGGCTGCCGCGTCACCCCGGTAACCGTGAGCAGGGTGGGGGGGGATTGCGACAGTAGGTGCGGGAGTCCCCGGAAGCGCGCGCGCACCGCGCGGCCCCGAACCGAGCTCGCTCACCGATGGAAATTCCTGCCGTCCAGTCGCACTACCACCCAGCAGTGGGGCAGGCAGGTGTCGTCAGCCTCGAACTCCCTGACATACTCGAATTTGCTTTTGGCCATGGTCGCCGCCACCCTTAGGCACCGTCTCAGAATGACGGAAGCTGCAGCCAAGCAACCGCGAACCTTAATGTTGCCAGCGGTCCACATTCCCCCCCGCAGAAAGGAAGGGACCCGGCAGCCCCGCCCCGGAAGTGTCTCTTTCCCTCCGTGGCCGCTCTAGGCGTAGGGAGGTCTGCATCCGTCTCGCCTCTCCTTGGAGCTCTTCCTTCTCGCGGGGACGACTGGCCGGTTTCCGTTCCTCCCTTTGCTCTTCCCACGcttgctcttctttctcctccctccctgctgtaCAAATCACTGTCAACGAAGttcaaaaaaattctttctgaCGAAGTTAGAAAGTGTAACTGTAACTTTTCCCCTTTCCAAGTagcatttattaattcactctagaaaatgtggaatataccGAAAATATAACTAAGTGACATTTTATATGCCCCCTTTCCCCGTCAAAGCATTGTGGGTGATTCCTTCCAGTCTCTTTTCTCTTGGTGCATGTGTGTTTACACAGGGAACACACAAAATTGGAAATCATTCACCTAtacaattgttatatttttttccactcaGCTTGAGTATTTTCCAATGTCATTGATTATTCCaaagtgtgatttttaaaatagagtcaaTATTCCAACGATGGGCATAATAAATTAGCTTACTCAACTTTTACATCATTAAATAATCAAAGACCCAGTTTCGATTTCTTGTTGCTAGTGGATAATATTAGTAATAACAACAAACCCCTAATATTGGTGTACTGCTTTGTGATTTATAAAGCTCTTTCAAATTCATTACCTACTTACATTGTTTTTTCATCctcaagaaaaatattcaaacaatataaaaagatacGTGGTGAAAAATCTCTCCCTGACTCCTAACTTCATGTGCCTTAGGCAATTATTGTTACCAGTTTCTTGTATATTCATTCAGGATTCATATATCTACACCAGCATGTGTGTATGTCTCCATAATAGTACCACAAATGGTAGTCATCATCTTCTTTGATGCTCACAATAACTTCAGAGGGAAGCATGAGAGGAATTGGTATCTCCACTTGACAAGGGAAATCTGAGActcaaaacagaaaagtaatttatatAAGGTCACATATGTGGCAGAGCTAGGACATAAATCCATGACAtcctccatccttcctttcttcctgttgcTTTGAAGTCAGCTTTCTGTAAGTTATCATTCCTCACCTTTTACTTCCACAACCTCCTCTCTTGATTGACCAGGAGACAATCAAATCCTACCTCCTTTAGGAACCCTACATTCATTAGGGttcattagaatttttaaaaattacttaatatgAACTCACGATTTCTAAAATCAGTTCCAACCTCTGCCCATTGGGTAGAGATGAAATGACACCCCAGAAGCAATAAGCATCCAGATTTTGATTTCTAAATGTCATTCCCCATTGAAAGAAACTCCTTTGAGAAAACAGCTGGCTCCACATAGTGGCAGTGAAATTTACAGTGACCTGGGACATCATGTTGtaccagaaaggaaggaaatgcacAGACTAATGAGGGCATGTCAAAGAGGTGAGCGCTTCAAGGGGTTTCTGCTGGCCAAATTTGAGATAATTGGAGGATCGATAAGAATacactgaacaaataaaaatccaCAAGTCCATGATACTCAACgaaaaaggggggaaaagctCTTTTGCTACCACTGGAGATGACTGTTACACTAACGTCTTATTCTGAAAATTGGTTATTCAAGGGAAAGAATTAGGCATTTACCTTGCCTTTTTATGTGGGACTATAATTCATCCCCATCTGATGAGGGAAAGCTCTTTATAAAAGAATGCTGGCTAGTTTTAAATGCAGAATGACAAACTTAGAAAGTCAGCTTTTTGTAAACATCTGTGAAAGCATTGATTCAAGCAAGGATCACTAATGGATGCTAAAACCAGTACTTATTAGATTTATGGGAAACAGGATATTCCCAAAATGTTATGAAATTGTCCCACAAATTATTTgctaattacaaagagaaaaacatacagtTACAAAGGAGAGCTCTGTCACTACCTTAAGCTAGTCATCAAATTCAGTACAACTAATAGTGATATGACCTAAATCTACAGGAACTCCTGATGTGATGCAGCATGACAAAGACTTAACATTACCAGActtgtacacttgaaaatggttaagatggtaaatgttataagtattttatcacaattaaaactaaataaaaattctgcACACAACAGGTATTCATGATCTAACTGGATATTGgcctctattttttaaaatttctattacttAGAAAATCACTTGTCCGCTGCAGgctgacagaaagaaaaataacagccTTTGATATGGAAGTCATGTTTCAGTTTGTCTTCCCTGACGCTGACTCATAACATTTAGTGCTAAGAGCCCCATTATGTAAATGAAATTCAGGGTGGAGGTGGGTAAGAGGAGAGAATGATTTGTCTCTAACATCTCCTTTCCCCTCTGAACTACTTTAATCTAATTTCTGGCTTGGAGTCATGTATATGCTTCCGGGAATGACTGCCTAGTTCTGTCATGGTTTCAAGTCAGATAGGAGCATTAGGGCATACCAGGATATAAAAGGGTATGACATTTAGAACTATTATTCTAGAATAAATTTGTGATTACCGGGTCTTGAAATTACTACATTTGTTCTGCATTTTCGAGACATTGCTTACATAGGTCAGAGTGAATGGATTGTATTTCCAAATAAGCATTGATTGGACGGGCACATTCAGTCAACTGCTCATTCTTTCTTTACTTAGCACAGGTTCCGGAAGTCATGAGGATGTGGTCGATGGAGGGCTTGGAGAAAGATATTAGGAGAACAGAAAGGGAAAATTTGATGTATGTTTCCTAGTCCACTTGACCTTGTTCCTACAAATTTACCCATTCATTGGCTAAGTATTTCTTGCTTTCCTACTACGTACCATGTCCAAGGTGATACAACAGCAAACTAGACAGCCAGGGTGCTCGTCCAGTGGAGTTCCGGGTCAGTTCAGGAAGACAGACATGAAACAGAATTTCACAGTTGTTGGAAGACAGTGTTAAGTGTTGTGAAGCAGGTTGGAGGCTCTGCCCTGATTAGGAGGTGGGGGGATGGTCCATGACATTTTCCCCGAGGAAGCAGTATTTAAATTGAGTCCAGATAATGAGGTCAAAAGACAGCTTGCTTCACAGATTCCTGGAATCTTTGAATTTTAATGTCGAATGAACATTTTGCCAAAACATTTCACTTGTATAAGATTTTGGAAGAGTACTCAGAGTAATGTGAGCTTCCATGTCATGGACCAGCCAATTGATAAACACCCACTGAGCACCTTCAATGAGTGAGAACAATGACCTAGGTGCTATCTGGGAggatacaataaataataataccttTCAGGTGTAAGAAACTCAGAGTTTCCAAACCATATTCTCATACATTATCTTTTCCCCCTCTCTTGATGCATCTGTAGGGCAAGTAGGAtaataattttctccattttataaaaaaggaaacaagctTTTAGGGGActagttaagtgatttgcccaatgTCCCATAGCTTCGAGGACTAGGATTAGAACCTAGTCCTTTCAACACAGAGTCCAAGGTCATCTCCACTCTACCACCTTGTCTTTCCATGCTTTTAAGGAATGAAATAGATAGCTGTTGTCTTTGCCTGCCCAGCATACAGGTTTCTGACTTTGAGCCATGGCACCccaactgtcctttccccatccTCAGGCCATGTGGTCCACGTGGGAATAAGTCCATCTGACCTTTGCTCCAGGGTGAACACATGGCCAAGACCACTGCTGTGTCTTAGTGAATTAGAAAAAGGCCCCCTCTCCTGGCAGACACAGTCCTCTACCAGGATAAGGCGTGGTATGGCTTTGGCTGGATTTCAACCCCTGCTCATCCTCTTTTGCAATGACCAACCTGCACAAATATTTGTGGTGGCCTTACTAATGACTGAGACTCGCCAGTCGGGTTCAGGGATCTGTATCTGACCCAAGCCAAGTCAATAAGGCCGTCTGGCACTTTGCTAGAATAAGTAGGAGAAAGAGGCTCTCTTTCCATTAGGATTGTTACATGTTGCCTTCAAGAGGGAAGAGACTGCCCAAGATTTAAGTctacacagaggaaagaaaatttgagatGGCGAAACAAAATTGTGATGACATTGAGCACCAAGCCTGGAGCCAGTGCTACTCCTGGACTCTTACaagttcctggagggcagggattcTGCTTAAGATTTGTCAAAGTTGTATCctctgtgcctagcacagtgactggcacatgggaagcaattcataaatatttgttgaatgattgagccaatatttttttggggggtatCTGTAACTGTTTTTTTTAGAAGTCTCAATTCATTGGAGgtataaataaaaagtaactttatttttttccagtaactGTTCTCACATGTTCTCCTTTCTTGCTGGTTAGCAATTCCCTTAAAGAACCTTGACCAGAGCTCACAACTTCCCATTTAGAAAAATGTTCTAGTATTGGTATTCAAGAGTGGTTATGAGCATTGTGCATCATCAATACATGCAACTTTCTGCCTCTCATTCCTATTCTTCTATCAACTCATAGTGGGTAGTTGGTTGATGTAGCACATCTGGTTCCTGCTTCTTTCAGCAAGGCTTTCTTTTAAGGAGGTAGCTGTCCCCAAACTACTAGTGGCTTATTAGCATCTCTTTGATCTTAGAAGTGCATCATTTCATATCTTATATTCTCAACTTTGGGCCTTTGGTATAAATTCAGAATAACAGGAAAAATCTCACTCACTATCTTGTTTATCAGGTTTGAGTTGGatcaaaagcaattcatataGACAGGATGAACTTTAAAGAGAATAGGATGACATTCCAGATAAATTCAGGGGTGTGAGTAATATGTGCAAGATGGATTGAGGGATATGTAGAGACCCAAAAAAGATGGAAAGCAGGGAGGAGGAAAGCCATGAGAGACAAAATCAGGCTTAAGGATATTAAGCACAGCTAAGGACTTTGGCCTTGATCTAGCTAATGgtgttttaggaaaattaatctgGCTATGGTGTGAAGGGTAAATGAGGGTGAAAAAAACCCAGACGCAGCTAGGCCAACTGAGAATTTATCTTGATATTTCAGATATGCATTGCTGATTAAAAGGAAAAgctggatgaaaaaaaaataattcgaTGTCCACAAAATGGTTTGAGGTCCTAAATCACAAAGAGCTTCAATCTTTTTTAGAAAAGGCAAGGTATTAAGACATcttgaaataatataaagatattattattgataaagaGGCAGAGTCGTGTTCAATGAAGTACAAATTCCATCACATAACTAGGAGTTATTTATAGGGCTGCATATTGAGTAGCCCATAATAATTTGTCCCTGAAGGGGCCATATGTTGGTAGAGAGATTGATACAGGCagatatttcaatttaattttttcccagtgACTGAGCTGgtttattgaataaaagaatttgaaatctTCTTGCCCATCTAAAAATGGAATCTGGAATGTGAACCGACTTTCTATTTGGTTTATACTGTTACTCATTGCCATGCAATGGAAattaaacacagaagaaaatccaATAAGTAATTCACGAGTTATTTGCTTAGGAAGAATCATTTCCTGATCTGAGTTCAATGAgatcttctcttttattttagcaATGGACAAAAAGGGTGCATGACAAATATTACTACTCATGCTTGGTTTTTATTACTCATTCTGGCTACTTGGAGAACAAAAGTGGTTCCTTGGACACTAATACACAGAATTTCCCCTCTAAATATTTCTGGCATAGTTTTCCTCTGTTGCATAGTAGTTTATGAAGAAACATTAAATTGGGAAGAGAATTCAAAGGATTTCAGAGACTGAACTATGTTATATCACTGACACTGCATGTGTCTACACCATTTAAGGAAATCTTTTTTGTccatgatattttgtttttaaatattaccaCTTGAAAACACATTCTTAGGCAAAAATCTCAGCAACTCCTACCCCCTTGGATTTCAGTCATCATGGATACAATCCAAAAGTTATCTTCCTTTTGAAGTTACTATATTTGTAAAGTACAATTCTGTAATTATAGAAACTCAGGATGAGTAACTGCAATATAAATCATAACCTAAGTAGAGTTACTTTATCTGTATAAACATAACCAATATGTCTTCATTCTCTAACTATATTTAGGCTTTGTTTTATACATCTGAAGTTGAACATCATCTTTTCCATTTCCACACTGAATTTTGGTCAGATTTGTCTTTATTCACCCGGTCAACCAGGCTTAACAATCTGGAATCATTGCTGGCTGTTCTCTACTTTTCTCCAATAATAATGGCCAACACAGTGAGTGCTTATTAGGTACCAAATTCTGTGTTAAGCCCTTTGCATAGAATGTTTAATAGCCTCACAAAGGTTATTTTAAGTATGTGctgttgttatccccattttataactGGGAAAACAGTCTTacagagattaagtgacttacccaaggtcacacagttaataagtggtagagccaggacaGGAAGCCACAAATACTATACAAGAGCTTATCCTCTTAACCAACCCTTCTACACTGCCCCCCAATCACATCATCATGTTGATCTATggattcatttatccattcatttgttcattgattcattcattccacaaacacttCTTAAGCAACTATTTTAAATCAGAGACTGTAGAAGGTGCTAGGAATTAAGACAAGATCTGTGTCCTAATAGTGTAGGTAGCCAAACATAGTCAAGGAAAATCAAAGCATGATTTAAGGCTTTATGAAagttatttttgttcctttttccatAAATTGTAATGCTTTTGGCTCCAAATAACTGGAAACTTCACTAATGAAAGATTAAACGCTATGGAAGTTTACTTATATCACATAGGTAAGTTTATAGTTGGGCAATTTCAGGAcctattcagttttggactgtgtttcagcacttcatctttatccaaccattgtgccaactGCCtgcgattgtcaaaaataatccatttttcatcataggtaacaatacagtgtagaaatggtttgcctttatgtcatggcagcaaagaaaggcaaacttccagacgatttctcttctgatgcttgtttattTCATGCGGTACCCATCCATCCAGTTTCTCTActttgtccatttgtttcaaatggtccaatattgttggaatagtaacatcaaaccttgctgctaattcatgcgtaggttgagatggatttgcttccactacagctttcagctcatcattctccaccttggtctcagatcacCCATACGGctccttttcaagattaaaatcaccagaatggaacttctcaaaccttccacatactgtgcgttcattagccacatccttcccaaatacttcattgaCATTTCAAGCTGTgttgcattggttccatgattaaactcatattaaaaaataacaccaatttttgacttatccatggtttcacaaaaattgctctttaaaaaatcttaaagataatcacaagccgaaatgtgtgtttgaaagaataaggatgtactttcacaattttaaaaaaaagtgtcaaagtgaaatatcagagatatcaactgtcaaacttagtacttaaggaaatcggacattccgtacttaataacctaatatatgcCAGACTCCATGGCTGGCATTGGGGATTCAATGATGAGCAAAACATAAACAGTTCTGCCTTCAAAGACTTTATAGTCAAGTAGGAAAGGGAGTAGAATAATCacttaaataaacatataattatgaattgtgctaagtgctttaaatGAAGTGATG encodes the following:
- the THG1L gene encoding probable tRNA(His) guanylyltransferase isoform X1, which translates into the protein MWTAGNIKVRGCLAAASVILRRCLRVAATMAKSKFEYVREFEADDTCLPHCWVVVRLDGRNFHRFAEKHSFAKPNDSRALHLMTKCAQTVMEELEGIVIAYGQSDEYSFVFKRKSNWFKRRASKFMTHVASQFASSYVFYWRDYFKDQPLLYPPGFDGRVVVYPSNQTLRDYLSWRQADCHINNLYNTVFWTLIQQSGLTPVQAQERLQGTLAAEKNEILFSEFNINYNNEPPMYRKGTVLIWQKVDEVMTKEVKLPAEMEGKKMAVTRTRNKPAPLHCDIIGDAFWKEHPEILDEDS
- the THG1L gene encoding probable tRNA(His) guanylyltransferase isoform X2 → MDRVMNTALCSSGKAIGLKEEPGFDGRVVVYPSNQTLRDYLSWRQADCHINNLYNTVFWTLIQQSGLTPVQAQERLQGTLAAEKNEILFSEFNINYNNEPPMYRKGTVLIWQKVDEVMTKEVKLPAEMEGKKMAVTRTRNKPAPLHCDIIGDAFWKEHPEILDEDS